The following coding sequences are from one uncultured Cohaesibacter sp. window:
- the dnaQ gene encoding DNA polymerase III subunit epsilon: MALREIVFDTETTGLDVMTGDRIVEIGCVELINHLPTENTFHVYINPERDMPEEAFRVHGLSEEFLSDKPKFAEIAKDFHDFIRDTVLIAHNASFDVKFLNWELDKAGFPKIDNSLVIDTLAMARQKFPAGPNNLDVLCSRFGIDNSKRTLHGALLDSEILADVYLELIGGRQTSFMLSSEQQEEGSYADGAPRERKPAKQRPCPLPSRLSEAEIEAHSAFLGDIKGDAIWAKYMPQATDPETTEA; encoded by the coding sequence ATGGCGCTTAGGGAAATAGTATTCGATACCGAAACGACCGGTCTGGATGTGATGACAGGCGACAGGATCGTGGAAATTGGCTGCGTTGAGCTGATCAACCATTTGCCGACGGAAAATACATTTCACGTCTATATCAACCCTGAACGTGATATGCCTGAAGAGGCTTTTCGCGTGCATGGGCTTTCTGAAGAATTCTTGTCTGATAAACCGAAATTTGCAGAAATCGCCAAGGATTTTCACGATTTCATCAGAGACACGGTCTTGATCGCTCATAATGCGAGTTTTGACGTGAAATTTCTCAATTGGGAGCTGGATAAAGCCGGATTCCCGAAAATCGATAATAGCCTTGTGATCGACACTCTGGCGATGGCACGCCAAAAATTCCCAGCCGGTCCCAATAACCTTGATGTGCTCTGCAGTCGATTTGGCATAGACAACTCCAAGCGTACTTTGCATGGAGCCTTGCTCGATAGTGAAATTCTTGCAGATGTATATCTGGAGCTGATTGGCGGACGCCAGACCAGCTTCATGCTTTCCAGCGAACAGCAGGAAGAAGGAAGCTATGCTGATGGCGCGCCAAGAGAGCGAAAGCCTGCCAAACAGCGGCCCTGCCCTCTTCCGTCACGGCTCAGTGAGGCAGAAATCGAAGCGCACAGTGCTTTTCTTGGCGATATAAAGGGAGATGCCATCTGGGCTAAATATATGCCTCAGGCAACCGATCCGGAGACTACAGAGGCATAG
- the rho gene encoding transcription termination factor Rho yields MREMKLKELKQKSPTELLNFAEELEVENASTLRKQELLFAILKQLADQEIDIIGEGVVEVLQDGFGFLRSPDANYLPGPDDIYISPSQIRRFSLRTGDTVEGHIRSPKEGERYFALLKVNSVNFEDPEKTRHKVHFDNLTPLHPDERFQLESTDPTGKDMSSRVIDLVAPLGKGQRALIVAPPRTGKTVLLQNIAKSITANHPDSCLIVLLIDERPEEVTDMKRTVNGEVVSSTFDEPASRHVQVAEMVIEKAKRLVEHGRDVVILLDSITRLGRAYNTVIPSSGKVLTGGVDANALQRPKRFFGAARNIEEGGSLTIIATALIDTGSRMDEVIFEEFKGTGNAEIVLDRKVSDKRIFPAMDILKSGTRKEELMVDKKELQKVFVLRRILGAMSNVDAIEFLLDKLRATKSNAEFFDNMNT; encoded by the coding sequence ATGCGCGAAATGAAACTAAAAGAACTTAAACAAAAATCTCCAACAGAGCTTCTGAATTTTGCTGAAGAGCTCGAGGTCGAAAATGCCAGTACGCTGCGAAAGCAGGAGCTGCTTTTTGCGATCCTCAAACAGCTTGCAGATCAAGAAATCGATATTATCGGCGAAGGTGTCGTCGAGGTACTTCAAGATGGTTTCGGTTTTCTGCGTTCTCCAGATGCAAACTATTTGCCTGGTCCTGACGATATCTATATTTCACCTTCTCAGATCCGGCGCTTCTCTTTGCGCACGGGTGATACGGTGGAAGGACATATTCGTAGTCCAAAGGAAGGCGAACGCTATTTTGCCCTTCTTAAAGTGAACAGCGTCAATTTCGAAGATCCGGAAAAGACACGTCATAAAGTTCATTTTGATAACCTTACGCCGTTGCATCCGGACGAAAGATTTCAGCTGGAATCCACTGATCCTACTGGCAAAGACATGTCCAGTCGTGTAATTGATCTGGTGGCTCCGCTCGGTAAAGGCCAGCGTGCCTTGATCGTTGCTCCGCCGCGTACTGGTAAAACCGTTCTTTTGCAGAATATCGCAAAATCGATCACGGCCAATCATCCTGATAGCTGTCTAATTGTCTTGCTTATCGACGAGCGCCCTGAAGAGGTGACCGATATGAAGCGGACGGTAAATGGCGAAGTTGTCTCCTCCACCTTTGATGAACCGGCGTCTCGCCATGTTCAGGTTGCCGAGATGGTTATCGAAAAAGCCAAGCGTCTGGTCGAACATGGTCGTGACGTGGTTATTCTGCTCGATTCCATCACGCGTCTTGGTCGCGCTTACAACACGGTTATTCCTTCCTCTGGTAAGGTTCTGACCGGTGGTGTGGATGCCAATGCGTTGCAGCGTCCAAAACGTTTCTTCGGTGCTGCTCGTAACATCGAGGAAGGTGGATCCCTGACGATTATTGCGACCGCTCTGATCGATACGGGTAGCCGCATGGATGAGGTCATCTTCGAAGAATTCAAGGGCACGGGTAACGCCGAAATTGTTCTTGATCGCAAGGTTTCTGACAAACGTATCTTCCCTGCTATGGATATCCTCAAATCGGGTACTCGTAAGGAAGAGCTTATGGTCGACAAGAAAGAGCTGCAGAAGGTCTTCGTTTTGCGTCGTATTCTTGGTGCCATGAGCAATGTTGATGCCATTGAATTCCTGCTCGACAAGTTGCGTGCAACAAAGAGCAATGCTGAATTCTTTGACAATATGAATACCTGA
- a CDS encoding shikimate dehydrogenase: protein MQEISTKLPKAFVIGWPIEQSKSPVIHGHWLRHYDLNGSYEKIAVAPEDLGRFIKEMQDKGFVGGNVTIPHKQAVLEFVDVIHPGAKRLQAANTLWFEGGALHAENTDGYGFLANLDQLQAGWDAKKGGNALVLGAGGAARPVINGLLERGFNTVTIANRTIEKAETLIRLFSDLGFGDRVTVTSWDQRSEQLAEVDLLVNTSSLGMIGQPALDISLDPLPKTALVTDIVYNPLETDILRAARLRGNPVVDGLGMLLHQAVPGFEHWFGTRPVVTDALRNDVLKQL from the coding sequence ATGCAAGAAATATCCACGAAATTGCCCAAGGCCTTTGTAATTGGCTGGCCTATTGAACAATCCAAATCACCGGTCATTCATGGCCATTGGCTGAGACATTACGATCTCAATGGCTCTTACGAAAAGATTGCTGTTGCACCTGAAGATCTGGGTCGCTTTATCAAGGAGATGCAAGACAAGGGCTTTGTTGGTGGTAATGTCACCATACCCCACAAACAGGCGGTTCTGGAATTTGTCGATGTCATCCATCCGGGTGCTAAAAGACTTCAGGCAGCGAACACCTTGTGGTTTGAGGGTGGAGCATTGCACGCGGAAAACACCGATGGTTATGGCTTTCTTGCCAATCTGGATCAGCTGCAGGCGGGCTGGGATGCCAAAAAAGGCGGCAACGCGTTGGTGCTTGGTGCGGGTGGGGCCGCAAGACCTGTAATAAACGGATTGCTCGAACGAGGCTTTAACACCGTTACGATAGCGAATCGAACAATAGAAAAGGCAGAAACCCTCATTCGATTGTTTTCTGATTTGGGTTTTGGAGATCGGGTGACCGTAACCAGCTGGGATCAACGATCTGAACAATTGGCCGAAGTGGATTTGCTCGTGAATACCTCAAGCTTGGGTATGATTGGCCAGCCAGCGCTCGATATCTCCCTTGATCCATTACCAAAAACGGCGTTGGTCACAGACATTGTCTATAATCCGCTCGAAACTGACATTTTGAGAGCGGCAAGGTTGAGAGGCAATCCGGTGGTAGACGGGTTGGGCATGCTGTTGCATCAGGCGGTCCCGGGCTTTGAACATTGGTTTGGCACAAGACCTGTTGTCACTGACGCACTGCGCAATGACGTTTTGAAGCAACTCTAG
- the hemJ gene encoding protoporphyrinogen oxidase HemJ, with product MEFLEFLPYEWTKALHIISVITWMAGIFYLPRLFVYHAMAEVGTDKSETFKIMERKLLKGIMNPSLIASWIFGLWLAFGHGIWAADAIWLHIKFLLVFLMTGYHMVCARYVRIFAADANQKSHVFYRYFNEIPTVLMLAIVILAVVKPF from the coding sequence ATGGAATTTCTGGAATTTCTGCCCTACGAATGGACCAAGGCACTACACATCATTTCCGTTATCACATGGATGGCCGGTATTTTCTATCTGCCGCGCTTGTTCGTTTATCATGCAATGGCTGAGGTTGGGACTGATAAATCTGAAACATTCAAGATCATGGAACGCAAGCTTCTGAAGGGCATCATGAATCCTTCTCTCATTGCTTCCTGGATATTCGGGTTGTGGCTCGCCTTTGGTCATGGCATCTGGGCAGCTGACGCAATTTGGCTGCATATCAAGTTTCTTCTTGTATTCCTGATGACCGGATACCATATGGTCTGTGCAAGATATGTGCGGATTTTTGCTGCCGATGCGAATCAGAAATCCCACGTCTTTTATCGCTATTTCAACGAAATTCCGACAGTTCTTATGTTGGCTATCGTGATACTTGCTGTCGTTAAGCCTTTTTAA
- a CDS encoding Maf-like protein, whose amino-acid sequence MNLMTPLILASKSQARALLLSNAGLTFETFAADVDERAAEQPLVEAGAPPADIASLLAQVKATDVSSRNPGALVIGADQTLGFGDKRFNKPEDEAAARRQLMDLAGQSHQLHSAVACAKDGEILWSHVSTATLTMRPLSPEEVGHYMARVGEQVRSSVGCYQLEGLGVQLFEKIDGDYFTILGLPLLPLLSYLRQSQGLEL is encoded by the coding sequence ATGAATTTAATGACCCCATTGATTCTTGCTTCCAAAAGTCAGGCAAGAGCCTTGCTTTTGTCCAACGCTGGCCTAACGTTTGAAACCTTCGCAGCCGATGTCGACGAACGCGCCGCAGAACAGCCTTTGGTGGAGGCAGGCGCACCGCCAGCCGATATCGCAAGCCTGCTCGCTCAGGTTAAAGCAACAGATGTTTCCAGTCGCAATCCCGGTGCACTGGTTATTGGTGCCGACCAGACTTTGGGCTTTGGGGATAAACGGTTCAACAAACCTGAAGACGAAGCCGCTGCGCGGCGCCAACTAATGGATCTTGCGGGACAAAGCCATCAACTCCATTCAGCTGTCGCCTGTGCAAAGGATGGGGAAATCCTATGGAGCCACGTCTCTACAGCGACCCTCACCATGAGGCCCTTAAGCCCGGAAGAAGTCGGTCATTATATGGCGCGCGTTGGCGAACAAGTCAGATCCAGCGTTGGCTGCTACCAGTTGGAAGGTCTGGGTGTGCAATTGTTTGAAAAAATCGATGGAGACTATTTCACCATCCTCGGGCTGCCATTGCTGCCACTGTTGAGTTATTTGCGCCAATCACAGGGTTTGGAATTATAG
- the coaE gene encoding dephospho-CoA kinase (Dephospho-CoA kinase (CoaE) performs the final step in coenzyme A biosynthesis.): MITIGLTGSIGMGKSTTGQMFVERGCPLHDADATVHELYRGEAVPLIEAEFPGTTNASGVDRKELSKHVIGKPEAMRRLESIIHPLVRKREKQFFEKAQAEGADIVILDIPLLFETNAENRVDVIVVVSADEDIQRTRVLERAGMTEEKFEAIKAKQMPDEEKRRRADYVIDTGKGLEAAEQQVDVVLKDVKSRFSQSPE; encoded by the coding sequence ATGATCACGATCGGCCTCACCGGTTCTATTGGCATGGGCAAATCAACAACAGGCCAGATGTTTGTCGAGCGTGGTTGCCCCCTTCATGATGCCGATGCCACAGTGCATGAGCTTTATCGCGGTGAGGCCGTACCATTGATCGAAGCCGAATTTCCCGGCACGACGAATGCTTCAGGGGTTGATCGCAAAGAACTATCCAAACATGTGATTGGCAAACCAGAAGCAATGCGACGTCTGGAATCGATCATTCATCCGCTGGTTCGCAAGAGAGAAAAGCAGTTTTTTGAAAAGGCTCAGGCTGAGGGTGCAGATATTGTCATTCTCGATATTCCGCTCCTGTTCGAGACCAACGCCGAGAATCGCGTTGATGTGATTGTCGTCGTCTCTGCCGATGAGGATATTCAGCGCACAAGAGTTCTGGAACGAGCCGGAATGACGGAAGAAAAGTTTGAAGCCATCAAGGCCAAACAGATGCCCGATGAAGAAAAACGTCGGCGGGCCGATTATGTCATAGACACGGGCAAAGGGTTGGAAGCTGCTGAGCAACAGGTAGATGTGGTTTTAAAAGATGTCAAAAGCCGCTTTTCTCAATCGCCAGAATAG
- the hemE gene encoding uroporphyrinogen decarboxylase, whose amino-acid sequence MINRRLMNVLNGQTEKVPPIWLMRQAGRYLPEYRATRAEAGSFLSLCYNPDLATEVTLQPIRRFGFDAAILFSDILVIPDALGRSVRFVQGEGPQLDPITPDEIKDLDASIVLEKLSPVFQAVEKIRDGLPEETSFLGFCGAPWTVATYMIAGHGTPDQAPARLFARTHPEAFHALIDVLVKASIRYLVKQLQSGADAVQIFDSWAGVLDDALYLSASRDPIAKIVAGVRAQVPDAKIIGFPKGAGVRLIDFVEATGVNAIGLDWTIPLDWARDNLQAKVALQGNLDPTLLMADERHLDEAIDRIMASWSNGPFIFNLGHGISPQGDIDLVHRLIKRVRSYA is encoded by the coding sequence GTGATCAATCGACGCTTGATGAATGTGCTTAATGGCCAAACCGAGAAGGTACCTCCGATCTGGCTCATGAGGCAGGCGGGAAGATATCTTCCTGAATATCGTGCCACCAGAGCTGAAGCAGGAAGCTTTCTCTCGCTTTGCTACAATCCTGATTTGGCTACCGAAGTCACATTACAGCCCATCCGTCGATTTGGTTTTGATGCAGCTATTCTGTTTTCCGATATCCTTGTTATCCCTGATGCACTTGGGCGTTCAGTAAGGTTTGTGCAAGGGGAAGGTCCTCAACTGGATCCCATCACTCCTGACGAAATCAAGGATCTTGATGCTTCTATCGTTTTGGAAAAGCTTTCTCCGGTTTTCCAGGCTGTCGAGAAGATCAGGGATGGGCTACCGGAAGAGACCTCTTTTCTGGGCTTCTGCGGTGCTCCATGGACTGTTGCCACTTATATGATTGCCGGTCACGGCACTCCGGATCAGGCTCCTGCCCGTTTGTTTGCACGTACGCATCCAGAAGCTTTTCATGCGTTGATTGATGTTCTGGTCAAAGCGTCCATTCGCTATCTGGTCAAGCAATTGCAATCGGGGGCTGATGCAGTTCAGATATTTGATAGTTGGGCAGGTGTTCTGGACGATGCGCTCTATCTTTCTGCTTCTCGTGATCCGATTGCCAAAATTGTGGCCGGCGTGAGAGCTCAAGTTCCGGACGCCAAGATTATCGGTTTTCCAAAAGGGGCTGGCGTACGGCTCATCGATTTTGTCGAGGCAACCGGTGTGAATGCGATCGGGCTGGATTGGACCATTCCGCTTGATTGGGCGCGTGATAATTTGCAGGCAAAGGTCGCACTTCAGGGTAATCTTGATCCTACATTGCTTATGGCTGACGAGCGTCATCTGGATGAAGCTATTGATCGGATCATGGCTTCCTGGAGCAATGGGCCTTTCATCTTCAATCTTGGTCACGGTATTTCCCCACAGGGAGATATCGATTTGGTGCATCGTTTGATTAAACGTGTTCGTTCATATGCCTAG